One Streptomyces sp. SAI-135 DNA segment encodes these proteins:
- a CDS encoding penicillin acylase family protein, whose product MPRRTSRTALDRLRTPGRLTGFLKSASICVLIAGLLSPLAQTASAAEAAAPNDYCGGQCSDILPPGENGNATLAQILLNQAFGTQPDHAEDQLGPYANLAKGYPTLTSSTINTFFNDASFGVASDQVASTLSPAGRTDVTIVRDKKTGVPHITGTTRYGTEFGAGYAAAQDRLWLMDVFRHVGRGQLTAFAGGAPSNQGLEQQFWRNAPYSEADLQAQIDNAVAANGARGVQALADANAYLAGINAYIDASDSGRYFPGEYVLTGHKDSITNAGTIDHFKLTDLVALASVIGALFGSGGGGEVNNALSLMAAQERYGVTKGTEVWESFRERNDPEAVLTVHNGESFPYATKPANAQGEALPDAGSVTTEPLVHDATGTGADQSASAASATATANALTSAKRGMSNALVVSGKYTASGHPVAVFGPQTGYFAPQLLMLQEIQGPGLSARGASFAGLSMYVELGRGQDYSWSATTSGQDIIDTYAVELCQDDYHYLYHGTCTAMEKIEQKNSWKPTTADGTAAGSYTMRVWRTKYGPVEYRATVGGKKVAYTTLRSSYMHEADSIIGFQMLNDPDYVKSPQTFQSAVQHINYTFNWFYADSTHTAYYNSGDNPVRASGVDAEFPVWAQSAYEWRNWNPATNTADYTPASAHPNSVDQDYYISWNNKQAKDYTTAPWGDGSVHRGNLLEDRVKKLVAAGGVTRASLVKAMADAALADLRAEDVLPDLLKVINSSTVTDSTAAAAVSKLQAWLTAGGKRTETSAGSKKYADADAIRILDAWWPLLAKGIFEPGLGTGLYTAMQANLPVDESPSAAHGPTGSHAGSSFQYGWWSYVDKDVRAVLGESVRGPLADKYCGGGSLSACRDVLISTLKTAAGKTAAQVYPGDDLCSAGDQWCADSIVQRTLGGIKHYNISWQNRPTYQQVVEFTSHR is encoded by the coding sequence ATGCCACGGCGCACCTCACGCACCGCACTCGACAGACTGAGAACTCCCGGCAGACTCACCGGGTTCCTGAAGTCCGCATCCATATGCGTCCTGATTGCCGGTCTTTTGTCCCCGCTTGCCCAGACGGCCTCCGCCGCCGAGGCCGCGGCGCCGAACGACTACTGCGGCGGCCAGTGTTCCGACATCCTGCCGCCCGGCGAGAACGGCAACGCGACCCTCGCGCAGATCCTCCTCAACCAGGCCTTCGGCACCCAGCCCGACCACGCCGAGGACCAGCTCGGCCCCTACGCCAACCTGGCCAAGGGGTACCCCACGCTCACCAGTTCGACGATCAACACGTTCTTCAACGACGCCTCCTTCGGGGTGGCGTCCGATCAGGTGGCCTCCACCCTGAGCCCCGCCGGACGCACCGACGTGACGATCGTCCGTGACAAGAAGACGGGCGTACCGCACATCACCGGTACCACCCGATACGGCACCGAGTTCGGCGCGGGCTATGCGGCCGCCCAGGACCGGCTGTGGCTCATGGACGTCTTCCGGCACGTGGGCCGCGGCCAGCTGACCGCCTTCGCGGGCGGCGCCCCCTCCAACCAGGGCCTGGAGCAGCAGTTCTGGCGCAACGCCCCCTACAGCGAGGCCGACCTCCAGGCGCAGATCGACAACGCGGTGGCGGCCAACGGAGCCCGCGGCGTACAGGCACTCGCCGACGCCAACGCCTACCTCGCCGGCATCAACGCCTACATCGACGCCTCCGACAGCGGCCGTTACTTCCCCGGCGAGTACGTCCTGACCGGCCACAAGGACTCGATCACCAACGCCGGCACCATCGACCACTTCAAGCTCACCGACCTGGTCGCGCTGGCGTCCGTCATCGGCGCCCTGTTCGGGTCCGGGGGCGGCGGTGAGGTCAACAACGCGCTCTCGCTGATGGCCGCCCAGGAGCGGTACGGCGTGACGAAGGGCACCGAGGTCTGGGAGTCCTTCCGCGAGCGCAACGACCCCGAGGCCGTCCTCACCGTCCACAACGGCGAGAGCTTCCCGTACGCCACGAAGCCCGCGAACGCACAGGGTGAGGCGCTGCCCGACGCCGGTTCGGTGACCACCGAGCCCCTGGTCCACGACGCCACGGGCACCGGCGCCGACCAGAGCGCGAGCGCGGCCTCCGCCACGGCGACCGCGAACGCGCTCACCTCGGCCAAGCGCGGCATGTCCAACGCCCTCGTGGTCAGCGGGAAGTACACCGCCAGCGGCCACCCGGTCGCCGTCTTTGGCCCCCAGACCGGCTACTTCGCCCCCCAGCTCCTCATGCTCCAGGAGATCCAGGGCCCGGGCCTCAGCGCCCGCGGTGCCTCCTTCGCCGGCCTGAGCATGTACGTCGAACTCGGCCGCGGCCAGGACTACTCGTGGTCCGCCACCACCTCCGGCCAGGACATCATCGACACCTACGCCGTCGAACTGTGCCAGGACGACTACCACTACCTGTACCACGGCACCTGCACGGCCATGGAGAAGATCGAACAGAAGAACTCCTGGAAGCCGACCACGGCCGACGGCACCGCCGCGGGGTCGTACACGATGCGGGTCTGGCGCACGAAGTACGGCCCCGTCGAGTACCGGGCGACCGTCGGCGGCAAGAAGGTCGCCTACACCACCCTGCGCTCCTCCTACATGCACGAGGCCGACTCGATCATCGGCTTCCAGATGCTGAACGACCCGGACTACGTCAAGAGCCCGCAGACCTTCCAGAGCGCGGTGCAGCACATCAACTACACCTTCAACTGGTTCTACGCCGACTCCACGCACACCGCGTACTACAACAGCGGCGACAACCCGGTGCGCGCGTCCGGCGTCGACGCCGAGTTCCCGGTGTGGGCGCAGTCGGCGTACGAGTGGCGTAACTGGAACCCGGCGACGAACACCGCCGACTACACCCCGGCCTCCGCGCACCCCAACTCCGTCGACCAGGACTACTACATCTCCTGGAACAACAAGCAGGCCAAGGACTACACGACCGCACCCTGGGGCGACGGCTCGGTGCACCGCGGCAACCTGCTGGAGGACCGGGTCAAGAAGCTGGTCGCCGCGGGCGGGGTCACCAGGGCCTCACTGGTGAAGGCCATGGCCGACGCGGCCCTCGCCGACCTGCGCGCGGAGGACGTCCTCCCGGACCTGCTCAAGGTGATCAACAGCTCGACGGTCACCGACTCCACGGCGGCGGCCGCGGTGAGCAAGCTCCAGGCGTGGCTGACGGCGGGCGGCAAGCGCACCGAGACGTCGGCCGGTTCGAAGAAGTACGCCGACGCCGACGCGATCCGCATCCTGGACGCGTGGTGGCCGCTGCTGGCCAAGGGCATCTTCGAACCCGGCCTCGGCACCGGCCTGTACACCGCCATGCAGGCCAACCTGCCCGTCGACGAATCCCCGTCGGCCGCGCACGGCCCCACCGGCTCCCACGCGGGCAGCTCCTTCCAGTACGGCTGGTGGAGCTACGTCGACAAGGACGTCCGCGCGGTGCTCGGGGAGAGCGTGCGGGGCCCGCTGGCGGACAAGTACTGCGGCGGCGGCAGCCTCAGCGCCTGCCGGGACGTCCTGATCAGCACCCTGAAGACCGCGGCGGGCAAGACCGCGGCCCAGGTCTACCCCGGTGACGACCTGTGCTCGGCGGGAGACCAGTGGTGCGCCGACTCGATCGTGCAGCGCACCCTGGGCGGCATCAAGCACTACAACATCAGCTGGCAGAACCGTCCGACGTACCAGCAGGTGGTGGAGTTCACCTCGCACCGGTAG